The following are from one region of the Phormidium sp. PBR-2020 genome:
- a CDS encoding tRNA-(ms[2]io[6]A)-hydroxylase, whose protein sequence is MIFAPQQSDTRFADTTRLPSIKFLEQPTSDAWIEQAIAHLDTILLDHSHCERKAAANALNLMCRYPSDGPLLRELTRLAEEELDHFRQVNEILEERGIPLAPLNAPPYASQLKRQLRHNEPERKLDLLLVSGLIEARSHERLGLLATHLPEPPLAEFYRSLMASEARHYGIFWILATHEFPRDVVNSRLRELAQVESEILARLHPEPRVHS, encoded by the coding sequence ATGATCTTTGCTCCCCAACAGTCTGATACAAGATTCGCTGATACTACGAGATTACCGAGTATTAAGTTCCTTGAGCAACCCACCTCAGATGCTTGGATTGAGCAGGCGATCGCCCATCTCGATACAATCCTCCTGGATCACTCCCATTGTGAACGCAAGGCGGCGGCCAATGCCCTCAATTTGATGTGTCGCTATCCCTCCGATGGGCCGCTATTGCGGGAACTAACGCGGTTGGCGGAGGAGGAACTAGACCATTTCCGCCAGGTGAATGAGATTTTAGAGGAACGGGGGATTCCTTTAGCGCCGTTGAATGCGCCTCCCTATGCCTCCCAGCTCAAGCGGCAATTGCGCCATAATGAACCCGAGCGTAAACTAGACTTATTATTGGTATCGGGGTTGATTGAGGCGCGATCGCATGAACGGTTAGGCTTACTGGCGACTCATCTCCCGGAGCCTCCCTTAGCGGAGTTTTACCGCAGCCTGATGGCATCAGAAGCCCGTCACTATGGTATCTTCTGGATTTTAGCCACCCACGAGTTTCCCCGAGATGTCGTCAACAGCCGTCTCAGAGAACTGGCTCAGGTGGAGTCAGAGATTTTAGCCAGGTTGCACCCTGAACCTCGGGTTCATAGTTAG
- a CDS encoding GAF domain-containing protein — protein sequence MNFPNAGNILTTLIQGDGVGGFARRVEGLEAHQFISLLDFITAEFQQYIRAIEFLNDSTLETILEQLLDAFTLKIGQILKAERTTIFLLDGDRQQLWSKVTLADGTSKELRLPSNVGILGQVASTGQGVTVASPHEHPLFNKEVDEFSGDYAHNLLCAPIFSRKDKGQVMAVVQLLNQQEHQQFTDEDLSTFENFSDTIGIILESCQSFYRAAQNQRGVSALLNATTSLGQSLDLETTLKTVMDQARQLLKADRSTLFLLAEDSRELWTKIAKADGKTMMEIRIPSNKGIAGYVASTGKPLNISDAYEDPRFDPSTDKKTGYITRNILCMPVFNSEGELIGVTQLINKHQGSFTQADEFFMEAFNIQAGIALENAQLFQDVNVEKQYQKDILQSLSDAVISTDMQGKIVTINEAALELLGCPIKSEAGKYHQQVWEESLIGCFVWEAIPIESLKFRLEDSLSHAARHYVPEQSVVLGIYTVSEENILDETAIEPDIQTLEEDIEQIEFPLYLLATLESEEPETYRIWYGRTLKHIQHPTRIPKDKVSSVERSINLTVTPLTNPEGGVRGGLVVLEDISREKRMKTAMYRYMTPNVAEQVMALGEDALMVGERKDVTILFSDIRGYTTMTENFDASEVVTLLNQYFETMVEAVFNFEGTLDKFIGDALMAVFGAPLPLTENHAWMAIRSALDMRRRLAEFNQQRIIENQPKIQIGIGISSGEVVSGNIGSQKRMDYTVIGDGVNLSARLESLTKEYGCDIIISEYTYNLCADRIWVREIDKIRVKGKTSASSIYELIDVKTRDLDRETTKFLLLYKVGREDYLERNFEQAIACFEAALQLRPNDKPSQILLETSQQYLENEPPPDWDGVRTMTHK from the coding sequence ATGAATTTCCCGAATGCGGGCAATATTTTGACTACACTCATTCAAGGAGATGGGGTTGGAGGGTTTGCTCGCCGTGTTGAAGGCCTCGAAGCCCATCAATTCATCAGTTTGCTGGATTTCATCACCGCAGAATTTCAGCAATACATCCGGGCGATCGAATTTCTCAATGACAGCACCTTAGAAACCATCCTGGAACAACTCCTTGATGCCTTCACCCTCAAAATTGGACAAATCTTAAAAGCCGAACGGACTACGATTTTTCTTTTGGATGGCGATCGCCAACAGCTTTGGTCCAAAGTTACCCTCGCCGATGGCACATCTAAAGAACTCCGTCTTCCTTCCAATGTGGGGATTCTCGGACAAGTAGCCAGTACCGGACAAGGCGTCACCGTCGCTAGTCCCCATGAACATCCCCTCTTTAATAAAGAGGTGGATGAATTTTCCGGCGATTACGCCCATAACCTGCTCTGTGCGCCAATTTTTAGTCGTAAAGACAAAGGTCAAGTGATGGCCGTTGTTCAGTTACTCAATCAACAAGAACATCAGCAGTTTACCGACGAAGATTTAAGCACCTTTGAAAATTTTTCCGACACCATTGGCATTATCCTGGAAAGTTGCCAATCCTTTTATCGCGCCGCCCAAAATCAACGAGGGGTTTCTGCCTTACTCAATGCAACGACCTCTCTTGGACAAAGTCTAGATTTAGAAACGACCCTAAAAACGGTCATGGATCAGGCTCGGCAATTGCTCAAAGCCGACCGAAGCACCCTATTTTTACTAGCCGAAGATAGTCGAGAACTTTGGACTAAAATTGCCAAAGCCGACGGCAAAACCATGATGGAAATTCGCATTCCCAGTAATAAAGGAATCGCGGGCTATGTCGCATCCACTGGCAAACCCCTCAATATTTCCGATGCCTACGAAGATCCCCGTTTTGACCCCTCCACCGACAAAAAAACCGGCTACATCACCCGCAATATCCTCTGTATGCCGGTCTTCAACTCCGAAGGCGAACTGATTGGCGTCACCCAACTCATCAATAAACATCAAGGCAGCTTTACACAAGCCGATGAGTTTTTCATGGAAGCCTTTAATATTCAGGCGGGAATTGCCCTGGAAAATGCCCAACTCTTCCAAGATGTAAATGTTGAAAAACAATATCAAAAAGACATTCTACAAAGCCTATCAGATGCTGTTATTTCCACCGACATGCAGGGTAAAATTGTTACCATTAACGAAGCAGCATTAGAACTACTAGGTTGTCCCATTAAATCGGAAGCCGGAAAATATCACCAACAGGTATGGGAGGAGAGTTTAATCGGCTGTTTCGTCTGGGAAGCCATCCCTATTGAGAGTTTAAAGTTCCGTCTCGAAGACAGTTTATCCCATGCCGCTCGCCATTATGTCCCTGAACAGAGTGTTGTTTTAGGGATTTATACGGTTTCTGAAGAGAATATCCTGGATGAAACTGCCATTGAACCGGATATTCAGACCCTGGAAGAGGATATTGAACAAATTGAATTTCCCCTTTATTTACTAGCCACCTTAGAAAGCGAAGAACCCGAAACCTATCGAATTTGGTATGGCAGGACATTAAAGCACATCCAACATCCGACTCGAATTCCCAAGGATAAAGTCTCCTCCGTTGAACGAAGCATTAATTTAACCGTCACTCCCCTAACGAATCCAGAAGGAGGAGTGCGCGGAGGGTTGGTCGTTTTAGAGGATATCAGCCGTGAGAAACGTATGAAAACGGCGATGTATCGTTATATGACCCCTAATGTCGCCGAACAGGTGATGGCATTGGGGGAAGATGCGTTAATGGTGGGAGAACGCAAAGATGTCACCATTCTCTTCTCAGATATTCGTGGCTATACCACCATGACTGAAAACTTTGATGCGTCGGAGGTGGTGACGCTTCTCAATCAATACTTTGAGACGATGGTTGAGGCGGTATTTAATTTTGAAGGAACCCTCGACAAGTTTATTGGTGATGCCTTAATGGCAGTGTTTGGGGCCCCCCTTCCCTTGACGGAAAATCATGCTTGGATGGCAATTCGTTCTGCATTAGATATGCGTCGCCGTTTGGCGGAGTTCAATCAGCAGCGAATTATCGAAAATCAGCCTAAAATTCAGATTGGGATTGGGATTAGTTCTGGGGAAGTGGTATCTGGAAATATTGGCTCCCAAAAACGCATGGATTATACGGTGATTGGCGATGGAGTGAATTTAAGTGCGCGCCTAGAAAGTCTAACTAAGGAATATGGATGTGATATTATTATTAGTGAATATACCTATAATCTCTGTGCTGATCGCATTTGGGTTCGAGAAATTGATAAGATTCGCGTCAAAGGAAAGACAAGCGCCAGTAGTATTTATGAGTTAATTGACGTTAAAACTCGTGATTTAGACCGAGAAACCACAAAATTTTTACTTTTATATAAAGTGGGGCGAGAAGACTATTTGGAGCGCAATTTTGAGCAGGCGATCGCCTGTTTTGAAGCAGCTTTACAACTTCGTCCCAATGACAAACCCTCGCAAATTCTCCTAGAAACTTCGCAACAGTATCTTGAGAATGAACCCCCGCCAGACTGGGATGGGGTGAGAACCATGACTCATAAATAG
- a CDS encoding DUF2442 domain-containing protein encodes MLQDIVAVEPLENYQLRIHFEDGVQGIVQVRQLIDFTGVFAPLEDPNYFATVKVNPDWGTIYWENGADLDPDVLYHLLTNQPLELPIMTSSQGFFTPPILVKTPEHSKKTGVSTPETNDNQ; translated from the coding sequence ATGCTGCAAGACATTGTCGCTGTTGAACCCCTTGAGAACTACCAACTTCGGATTCATTTTGAAGATGGTGTTCAGGGAATTGTACAGGTACGCCAGTTAATTGACTTTACAGGCGTGTTCGCTCCCCTTGAAGATCCGAATTACTTTGCAACAGTGAAGGTGAATCCCGACTGGGGAACAATCTATTGGGAAAATGGGGCAGATTTAGATCCCGATGTCCTTTATCATCTTCTGACGAATCAACCCCTGGAACTGCCAATAATGACATCGAGTCAAGGATTCTTCACACCACCAATACTTGTTAAGACACCAGAGCACTCGAAAAAAACAGGTGTCTCAACCCCGGAAACTAATGACAATCAATGA
- a CDS encoding adenylosuccinate lyase, with amino-acid sequence MSIPRYTLPEMGDLWTDRYKYQTWLQVEIAVCEAQAELGYIPAEAVEEIKAKANFEPERILEIEAEVRHDVIAFLTNVNEYVGDAGRYIHLGMTSSDMLDTALALQLVASTNVLLQRLEDTIQAIRYQAQQHRHTVMVGRSHGIHAEPITFGFKLAGWLAEMLRHRDRLVAVRQAVAVGKISGAVGTYANLDPRIEALACQKLGLEPDMASTQVISRDRHAEFVQALALVAASLERFSVEIRNLQRTDVLEVEEYFSKGQKGSSAMPHKRNPIRSERLSGLARVIRGNAVAALENVALWHERDISHSSVERMILPDSCTVLHFMLHETTELVKHLLVYPENMLRNMNLYGGVIFSQRVLLTLVGKGVSREDAYAIVQSCAHSAWNQPNGDFRKLISQDPRVAQHLTPDEVDECFDPQYHLRNLDQVYQRLNI; translated from the coding sequence ATGTCGATCCCACGATACACTTTGCCCGAAATGGGCGACCTTTGGACAGATCGGTATAAATACCAAACTTGGCTGCAAGTTGAAATTGCCGTTTGTGAGGCACAAGCGGAGTTAGGCTATATTCCAGCAGAGGCGGTGGAGGAGATCAAAGCCAAAGCCAATTTTGAGCCAGAGCGCATTTTAGAAATTGAAGCCGAAGTCCGTCATGACGTAATTGCCTTTCTCACCAACGTCAACGAATATGTCGGCGATGCGGGGCGCTATATCCACCTGGGGATGACCAGTTCCGATATGCTGGATACAGCTTTGGCGTTGCAGTTGGTGGCCAGTACCAATGTCTTGTTGCAACGACTCGAAGATACGATTCAGGCCATCCGCTATCAGGCGCAACAACACCGCCATACGGTGATGGTGGGCCGTTCCCACGGGATTCACGCTGAACCGATTACCTTTGGCTTTAAATTAGCCGGTTGGTTGGCGGAAATGCTACGTCATCGCGATCGCCTGGTGGCAGTGCGTCAAGCGGTAGCGGTGGGTAAAATCTCCGGCGCGGTGGGGACGTATGCGAATTTAGACCCTCGTATTGAGGCCTTGGCCTGTCAGAAACTGGGGTTAGAACCGGATATGGCCTCGACTCAGGTCATTTCCCGCGATCGCCATGCGGAATTTGTACAAGCGTTGGCCCTTGTTGCAGCCTCTCTAGAACGATTCTCCGTCGAGATTCGCAACCTACAACGCACGGATGTTTTAGAAGTAGAGGAATACTTCTCCAAAGGCCAAAAAGGCTCTTCAGCCATGCCTCATAAACGCAATCCCATCCGTTCAGAACGGCTGTCAGGGTTAGCGCGGGTGATTCGGGGAAATGCCGTCGCGGCTTTGGAAAATGTCGCTCTCTGGCATGAACGGGATATTTCCCATAGTTCCGTCGAACGCATGATTCTGCCAGACTCCTGCACGGTGTTACATTTCATGCTCCATGAAACCACGGAGTTAGTGAAGCATCTGCTGGTGTATCCCGAGAATATGCTACGCAACATGAACCTCTATGGCGGAGTGATTTTCAGCCAGCGGGTGTTGTTAACCCTGGTGGGTAAGGGGGTGAGTCGGGAAGATGCCTATGCGATCGTCCAGTCTTGCGCTCACAGTGCGTGGAATCAACCCAATGGGGATTTTCGCAAGTTAATTAGTCAAGATCCTCGGGTAGCGCAACATCTCACCCCAGACGAAGTGGATGAGTGTTTCGATCCTCAATATCATCTGCGCAATCTCGATCAAGTCTATCAACGCTTGAACATCTAG